In Oceanobacillus sp. FSL K6-2867, one DNA window encodes the following:
- the prli42 gene encoding stressosome-associated protein Prli42, whose amino-acid sequence MAANTNYKSAPRKKSKRERRNKIIIYIMIILMLVSTFTAGLAFII is encoded by the coding sequence ATGGCTGCAAATACAAATTACAAATCTGCCCCAAGAAAAAAATCAAAACGTGAACGAAGAAATAAAATTATTATTTATATCATGATTATTTTAATGCTAGTGTCGACATTCACTGCTGGATTGGCTTTTATCATTTAA
- the cysK gene encoding cysteine synthase A: MQVVNDVTELIGNTPLVKLNKLVPEGAADIYIKLEMFNPSKSVKDRAAANMIKVAEEKGLIKPGDTIIEPTSGNTGIGLAMTAAAKGYKAILVMPDNSTMERRNILKAYGAEVVLTPSEEKMPGSIKKALEIQAEIPGSFIPQQFENTANSDIHRTTTALEIMEQTGGNLDAFVCTAGTGGTVTGTGETLKNKIPGIHIAVVEPKGSPVLSGGNPGKHKLVGTSPGFIPEILNTSVYDEIIQIRDEEAIGLLRRLSQEEGIFIGPSGAAAVYAAIEVAKKLGEGKRVVCIAPDTGERYLSMNLFDEA, translated from the coding sequence ATGCAAGTAGTCAATGATGTCACAGAATTAATTGGTAATACGCCACTAGTAAAACTCAATAAGCTGGTTCCGGAGGGAGCTGCAGATATTTATATTAAGCTTGAAATGTTTAATCCAAGCAAAAGTGTGAAAGATCGCGCGGCAGCTAATATGATTAAGGTTGCCGAGGAAAAGGGGCTTATTAAGCCCGGAGACACGATTATTGAGCCGACGAGCGGAAATACCGGGATCGGCCTTGCGATGACTGCAGCTGCTAAAGGGTATAAAGCTATACTCGTTATGCCTGATAACAGCACAATGGAAAGAAGGAATATTTTAAAAGCTTATGGTGCAGAGGTTGTTTTAACTCCAAGTGAAGAGAAGATGCCAGGATCCATTAAAAAAGCATTAGAAATTCAAGCGGAGATCCCTGGAAGCTTTATACCGCAGCAATTTGAAAACACTGCCAATTCCGATATTCATCGAACCACGACTGCACTGGAAATTATGGAACAAACAGGAGGGAACCTGGATGCATTTGTCTGTACAGCTGGAACTGGCGGGACAGTGACGGGAACAGGTGAAACATTAAAGAATAAAATTCCTGGGATTCATATTGCAGTTGTGGAACCAAAAGGGTCACCAGTGCTCTCAGGTGGAAATCCGGGCAAGCATAAATTAGTCGGAACCAGTCCTGGGTTTATACCAGAAATATTGAATACAAGTGTCTATGACGAAATCATTCAAATCCGTGATGAAGAAGCGATTGGTTTGTTACGAAGGTTGTCTCAGGAAGAGGGAATTTTTATTGGACCTTCTGGTGCTGCTGCAGTTTATGCTGCAATAGAAGTGGCCAAAAAATTAGGTGAAGGAAAACGTGTAGTTTGTATTGCGCCTGATACAGGCGAACGTTATTTAAGTATGAATCTTTTTGATGAAGCTTAA
- a CDS encoding acyl-CoA carboxylase subunit beta, which yields MSYLEELQERMQRIEKGGKDKYHKSNEEKGKLFVRKRLELLFDNGMNIEDAFFANCMEDDLPSDGVVTGIGKVNNQDVCVMANDSTVKAGSWGKRTVEKILRIQETAMKLELPMVYLVDSAGARITDQIEMFPGRRGAGRIFHNQIKLSGRVPQVCLLFGPSAAGGAYIPAFCDIVIMVDGNASMYLGSPRMAEKVIGEKVTLEEMGGAAMHCSVSGVGDVLVKTEEEAIQYAQNYLSYFPANFRSMPNKMDAKPVQAFEKTITDIIPENQNAPFNMYDLIDRIIDDGSFCEIKKNFAAELITGLARIDGSSVGIIANQPRVKGGVLFTDSADKAAKFIQLCDAFNIPLLFLTDVPGFMIGTKVERQGIIRHGAKMLSAMSEVTVPKISVIVRKAYGAGLYAMSGPAFDPDCCLAFPNAQIAVMGPEAAVNAVEANKIAQLPEEDRAAFIKQKQDEYKENIDVYRLASEMVIDDVIDPNTLRQELVKRFSIYAAKNVVFTERKHGVYPV from the coding sequence ATGTCTTATTTAGAAGAATTGCAGGAAAGAATGCAGAGGATAGAAAAAGGTGGAAAAGACAAGTACCATAAAAGCAATGAAGAAAAAGGAAAGCTTTTTGTACGAAAACGGTTAGAGCTTTTATTTGATAATGGCATGAATATTGAAGATGCATTCTTCGCTAATTGCATGGAAGATGATTTACCATCTGATGGGGTAGTTACAGGCATTGGAAAAGTTAACAATCAGGATGTTTGTGTGATGGCGAATGATTCGACAGTAAAGGCTGGTTCCTGGGGGAAGCGAACGGTTGAGAAAATACTGCGGATACAAGAAACAGCAATGAAGCTTGAACTGCCAATGGTTTATTTGGTGGATTCAGCTGGTGCCAGAATTACCGATCAAATCGAAATGTTTCCTGGCAGGCGCGGCGCAGGGCGAATTTTTCATAATCAAATTAAATTATCGGGAAGAGTACCGCAAGTATGTTTGCTATTTGGACCATCAGCAGCAGGAGGAGCATATATACCAGCGTTCTGCGACATCGTTATCATGGTTGACGGGAATGCCTCCATGTATTTAGGTTCTCCAAGAATGGCAGAAAAAGTAATCGGAGAGAAGGTAACATTGGAGGAAATGGGTGGTGCAGCAATGCATTGTTCAGTTTCAGGTGTTGGGGATGTATTAGTGAAGACAGAGGAAGAGGCAATCCAATATGCACAGAACTATTTAAGTTATTTTCCTGCAAATTTCAGGTCGATGCCGAATAAAATGGATGCCAAACCTGTTCAAGCATTTGAAAAAACAATCACTGATATTATTCCGGAAAATCAAAATGCCCCGTTTAATATGTATGATTTAATCGATCGAATTATTGATGATGGCAGTTTCTGTGAAATTAAAAAGAATTTTGCTGCTGAATTAATTACTGGACTTGCACGGATTGACGGAAGTTCTGTAGGCATTATCGCAAACCAGCCACGCGTAAAAGGCGGAGTTTTATTTACAGATTCTGCTGATAAAGCAGCAAAATTTATCCAGCTATGTGATGCCTTTAATATCCCACTACTATTCTTAACAGATGTACCAGGGTTTATGATAGGAACAAAGGTAGAAAGGCAAGGTATTATTCGGCATGGTGCCAAAATGCTTTCAGCGATGAGCGAGGTAACAGTACCCAAAATATCAGTCATTGTTCGAAAGGCATATGGTGCAGGCCTTTATGCAATGTCAGGTCCAGCGTTTGACCCGGATTGCTGTTTAGCATTTCCGAATGCACAAATTGCAGTAATGGGACCAGAAGCAGCAGTAAATGCTGTCGAAGCTAATAAAATTGCCCAATTACCGGAAGAGGATCGCGCTGCATTTATTAAACAAAAACAGGATGAATACAAAGAAAATATTGATGTTTATCGCCTTGCATCTGAAATGGTAATCGATGACGTCATCGACCCAAATACATTAAGGCAGGAGCTAGTGAAGCGTTTCTCTATTTATGCAGCTAAAAATGTTGTGTTCACCGAAAGAAAGCATGGTGTATATCCTGTATAA
- a CDS encoding dynamin family protein — protein sequence MIVKDRKESLNAEQLVALYVQMKQNGDNLNAAKILDIYEKFKKQELVISFAGHFSAGKSSMINALLGEEILPKSPIPTSANVVKINSGDAAARVFFTTEQPVEYKEPYDIEMIKEYSKDKETIKKIEISTGKQIVPTGSALIDTPGIDAADDADRIMTEASLHLADVLFYVMDYNHVQSEVNLQFLKSIQEKKLPYFVVINQIDKHDEQELSFISFDKNIKQTFDQWSLKPNEIYYTSLKEPSIDHNEFEKIKEKIFIMMGPDRPKYLHIQQSVWQVMDEHRSFLAAKYESLINEITAGEAVQSDNSYLDDLAATEEKLLYLENEPMIFEQEFLEELQQTLNNAYLMPAHLRDKAQLFLESQQSDFKIGLFASKKKTELEKIARAEQFLAPLKENMQKSIQWKFRDKLLALLKKYAVNDTSLQSDINGLVVTYELDHLLQLMKPGAKVNGDYVLNYTNDVSANIKNSYKQLARKLLHVIQSLIVEKNEEEKGIYEQRLAHLKQQQNVNESIKQLESEWQAAYVQLEKQYNEPKAEASAWDLVKQALDRKPKPIRVEVDKRTVFMKENKKPSTKDFENNGSAKKMKLEDVVESIESTIKLIHKLPGFESLKTELMEKADRLKNRSYTIALFGAFSAGKSSFANALMGEKVLPVSPNPTTATVNRICPVNEKYPHGTVVVTLKNQAVLANDLQMITKKLSPKVSGFHELIEWVKANELDKSDQLNKMYQAYLHAMLIGYGEHRDVIGKTITINLEQFASYVTDETKACYIESINLYYDCALTREGITLVDTPGADSINARHTNVAFEYIKHADAILYVTYYNHALSRADKDFLMQLGRVKEAFQLDKMFFIVNAADLAADEAELKLVTDYVQEQLLQLGIRLPRLYPVSSKMSLEQKTVKKSLNKQMQQLEADFYQFIYHDLATLTIESAIRNIERTSHTLNNYIQSLNMDRQEKEIRINEIKTKEKRLISEINSYNFSVYKDQIAQKINKQLFYVLERLSIRFHDMFKEMYNPTTITESGKKAQNQLRKGLENLLEYIAFELLQELQAVSLRIESYIHEQLNEVHQTLADKSLKIDSLFELPDMQKMEIKTPSFEKGLTNIDLSHFNPVFSKYKGTKAFFEKNEKEFMKEQMYVIIKPCAQQYIDTNHSFMESSYQKQLESLIQTIRVHAEQNIHLQVDNYLKMLQSTAEMPNLLEKQKQLNSIIKH from the coding sequence GTGATCGTAAAAGATAGAAAAGAGTCGTTAAATGCAGAACAGCTAGTTGCTTTGTATGTCCAAATGAAACAAAACGGGGATAATTTAAACGCAGCTAAAATTCTTGACATTTATGAGAAATTTAAAAAACAAGAGCTTGTTATCAGTTTTGCTGGACACTTTTCAGCCGGGAAATCTTCAATGATAAATGCATTATTAGGGGAAGAAATTTTACCAAAGAGTCCGATACCAACAAGTGCAAACGTTGTTAAAATTAATTCGGGTGATGCGGCTGCGAGAGTATTTTTTACGACAGAGCAGCCTGTTGAATACAAAGAACCATATGATATTGAAATGATTAAGGAATATTCGAAAGATAAAGAGACGATTAAAAAAATTGAAATAAGTACAGGGAAACAAATTGTACCTACAGGCTCTGCACTTATTGATACGCCCGGTATCGATGCTGCAGATGATGCAGACCGAATTATGACAGAGGCATCCTTACATTTAGCTGATGTCTTATTTTATGTGATGGATTATAATCATGTACAATCAGAGGTTAATTTGCAATTTTTAAAGTCCATTCAAGAGAAAAAATTGCCTTATTTTGTTGTAATTAATCAAATTGACAAGCATGATGAACAGGAACTAAGTTTTATATCATTCGACAAAAATATTAAACAAACGTTTGATCAATGGAGCTTAAAACCAAATGAAATCTATTATACTTCACTAAAAGAGCCAAGTATAGACCATAACGAATTTGAAAAAATCAAGGAAAAAATATTTATTATGATGGGACCTGACCGCCCGAAATATCTCCATATTCAGCAATCTGTATGGCAAGTAATGGATGAGCACCGTTCATTCCTTGCAGCAAAGTATGAATCATTAATCAATGAAATAACAGCTGGTGAGGCAGTACAATCTGATAATTCATATTTAGATGACCTTGCTGCAACAGAAGAAAAATTACTGTATCTTGAGAATGAACCGATGATATTTGAGCAAGAATTCTTGGAAGAACTGCAACAAACATTAAATAATGCCTATTTAATGCCAGCACATCTTAGGGATAAAGCACAGTTATTTTTAGAATCCCAGCAATCTGATTTTAAAATCGGCCTATTTGCGTCGAAAAAGAAAACGGAACTGGAAAAAATTGCGCGAGCAGAACAATTTCTTGCTCCGTTAAAAGAAAATATGCAAAAGTCTATTCAATGGAAGTTTCGCGATAAACTGCTTGCATTACTGAAAAAATATGCAGTAAATGATACATCCCTTCAAAGTGATATTAATGGGTTGGTGGTTACATACGAGCTTGACCATTTACTGCAATTAATGAAGCCAGGTGCAAAAGTGAATGGGGATTATGTATTAAATTATACGAATGATGTATCAGCAAATATTAAAAATAGTTACAAACAGCTTGCCAGAAAGCTGTTGCATGTAATTCAGTCATTAATTGTTGAAAAAAATGAGGAAGAAAAGGGTATCTATGAGCAAAGGCTTGCTCATTTAAAACAACAACAGAATGTGAATGAATCAATAAAGCAGCTAGAATCAGAATGGCAAGCTGCATACGTACAGTTAGAGAAGCAATATAATGAACCAAAAGCTGAAGCATCTGCATGGGATTTAGTGAAGCAAGCATTAGATAGAAAGCCAAAGCCTATTAGAGTAGAAGTAGATAAAAGAACGGTCTTCATGAAGGAAAACAAGAAGCCTAGCACAAAGGACTTTGAGAATAATGGTTCTGCAAAGAAAATGAAGTTGGAGGATGTCGTTGAGAGTATTGAATCAACGATAAAACTGATTCATAAGTTGCCAGGATTTGAATCCCTAAAGACAGAATTAATGGAAAAAGCAGATCGGCTGAAAAATCGTTCCTACACGATAGCCCTGTTCGGGGCATTTAGTGCTGGTAAATCATCATTTGCAAATGCGCTGATGGGTGAGAAGGTTTTGCCGGTCTCACCCAACCCAACAACTGCTACAGTGAACCGGATCTGTCCAGTTAATGAAAAATACCCGCATGGTACGGTTGTTGTTACATTAAAAAATCAAGCAGTATTAGCAAATGACTTACAAATGATTACAAAGAAGCTGTCCCCAAAAGTGTCGGGATTCCATGAACTAATTGAATGGGTAAAAGCAAATGAACTTGATAAGAGTGATCAATTAAACAAGATGTATCAAGCATATTTGCATGCCATGCTGATAGGTTACGGAGAACACCGAGATGTCATCGGGAAAACAATCACGATTAATCTTGAACAATTTGCCAGCTACGTAACAGACGAGACAAAAGCGTGTTATATCGAATCCATTAACCTGTATTATGATTGTGCCCTTACAAGAGAAGGGATTACACTTGTTGATACACCTGGAGCCGATTCGATTAACGCGCGACATACGAACGTTGCCTTTGAATATATTAAGCATGCAGACGCAATTCTTTATGTAACCTATTATAACCATGCTTTATCACGCGCAGATAAAGATTTTCTGATGCAATTGGGAAGAGTAAAAGAAGCATTTCAGCTGGACAAAATGTTTTTTATTGTTAATGCGGCAGATTTAGCTGCAGACGAAGCAGAACTAAAACTTGTAACTGATTACGTGCAGGAACAATTATTACAATTAGGTATCCGACTTCCAAGGCTTTACCCGGTTTCAAGCAAAATGTCATTGGAGCAAAAAACAGTAAAAAAATCGCTCAATAAACAAATGCAGCAGCTGGAGGCAGATTTTTACCAGTTTATTTATCATGACCTAGCAACACTTACAATTGAATCTGCAATTCGCAATATAGAGCGAACGAGCCATACGCTCAACAATTATATTCAATCCTTAAACATGGACCGGCAAGAGAAAGAAATTAGGATAAATGAGATAAAAACTAAGGAAAAGAGGCTTATTTCCGAAATCAATTCATACAATTTTTCGGTATATAAAGATCAAATTGCTCAAAAAATTAATAAACAATTGTTTTATGTTTTAGAAAGATTATCGATCCGCTTTCATGATATGTTCAAAGAAATGTATAATCCGACAACCATTACTGAATCAGGGAAAAAAGCACAAAATCAGCTAAGAAAAGGCCTTGAAAATCTTCTCGAATATATCGCGTTTGAGCTTCTTCAAGAGCTACAAGCTGTCTCACTTCGAATAGAGTCTTATATACACGAGCAATTAAACGAAGTACACCAAACATTAGCAGATAAAAGTTTGAAAATCGATTCATTATTTGAACTTCCAGATATGCAGAAAATGGAAATTAAAACACCATCCTTTGAAAAAGGATTAACAAATATTGATTTATCCCATTTTAATCCTGTATTTTCTAAGTATAAAGGCACAAAGGCATTCTTTGAAAAAAATGAAAAAGAATTTATGAAGGAACAAATGTATGTTATAATAAAACCTTGTGCACAACAATATATAGATACAAATCATTCATTTATGGAAAGTTCTTATCAAAAGCAATTGGAGAGCCTAATACAAACTATTCGTGTGCATGCTGAACAAAATATCCACTTGCAAGTGGATAACTATTTAAAAATGCTTCAATCAACAGCGGAAATGCCAAATCTACTAGAAAAGCAGAAACAGTTAAATTCGATTATAAAGCATTAG
- a CDS encoding M20/M25/M40 family metallo-hydrolase: MTNVNQERLVEEFIELVKIDSETKFETEIAEVLKDKFAKLGVEVYEDESKDKTGHGAGNLICTLKGNAEGADTIYFTSHMDTVVPGRGIQPSIKDGYITSDGTTILGADDKAGLAAMLEAIRVIKENNIEHGDIQFVITVGEESGLVGAKELDSSRIHAKYGYALDSDGDVGDIVVAAPTQAKVFAVIKGKTAHAGLEPEKGISAITLAAKAISKMPLGRIDEETTANIGRFEGGKQTNIVVDHVEILAEARSLVPEKMDAQVAKMKEAFESTAAEYGGSADVTIKVMYPGFSQQAGDQVVEVARKAAESIGRESKLLKSGGGSDANVIAGFGIPTVNLAVGYEGIHTTNERIAVADLVKVTELVTAIIKEAPYS; this comes from the coding sequence ATGACAAACGTAAATCAAGAAAGATTAGTAGAAGAATTTATCGAGCTTGTAAAAATTGATTCCGAGACGAAATTTGAAACGGAAATTGCTGAAGTATTAAAAGATAAATTTGCAAAACTTGGTGTAGAAGTATACGAAGATGAAAGCAAAGATAAAACCGGCCATGGTGCGGGGAATTTAATTTGCACATTGAAAGGAAATGCAGAAGGCGCTGATACCATCTATTTTACATCCCATATGGATACTGTTGTGCCTGGAAGAGGAATACAACCATCCATTAAGGATGGCTATATTACCTCTGATGGAACGACTATTTTAGGAGCGGATGATAAAGCAGGACTTGCAGCCATGCTGGAAGCCATCCGCGTTATAAAAGAAAATAACATTGAGCATGGAGATATCCAGTTTGTCATAACGGTTGGGGAGGAATCCGGATTAGTCGGAGCAAAAGAATTAGATAGCTCTCGTATTCATGCTAAATACGGTTATGCGCTTGATAGTGATGGCGATGTTGGTGATATCGTTGTAGCTGCACCAACACAAGCCAAAGTATTTGCTGTTATTAAAGGTAAAACAGCACATGCTGGTTTAGAACCTGAAAAAGGTATATCAGCAATAACACTAGCTGCAAAAGCTATATCCAAGATGCCGCTCGGACGAATTGATGAAGAAACAACAGCCAATATCGGTCGTTTTGAAGGTGGAAAACAAACGAATATCGTTGTTGACCATGTTGAAATCCTCGCAGAAGCAAGATCGCTTGTACCTGAAAAAATGGATGCGCAAGTAGCAAAAATGAAAGAAGCCTTTGAAAGTACAGCAGCAGAATATGGCGGTTCTGCAGATGTAACAATTAAAGTAATGTATCCTGGATTCAGTCAACAGGCTGGAGATCAAGTAGTAGAAGTAGCTCGAAAAGCTGCTGAATCAATTGGTCGTGAAAGCAAGCTGCTGAAAAGCGGTGGAGGCAGTGACGCGAATGTAATCGCAGGCTTTGGTATCCCGACAGTAAACTTGGCAGTAGGTTATGAAGGGATACATACCACAAATGAACGCATTGCTGTGGCTGATCTTGTCAAAGTAACTGAACTCGTTACCGCAATTATAAAAGAGGCACCTTATAGCTAA
- the ftsW gene encoding putative lipid II flippase FtsW has translation MTSFIWNKFKKMDYSLLISILILAGFGVIMVYSASYPISYIHYGDANYFFTRQIQWLLIGLFFFAVAAAIPCQLYGKLSPVFIFISILLLIIILIPGIGVERNNSQRWIQLGGFVFQPTEPIKLFMIIYFAYFYSKKQAYINEFKKGVLPPLLILGVMFLLILKQPDLGSAALILFVCGIIVVCSGVRRIHLFILSSIGLIGIIYFAFTSAYRFERITSFLNPFENHLGSGYQLVNSYIAIGTGGIWGAGLGNSVQKLGYLPEAHTDFIMSIILEEIGIIGLFIVIGSYLFIMIRGIRIAKNCTDMFPKLLAIGITFQIMIQAVFNLGAVSGMLPITGITLPLISYGGSSLLFTMISVGILVNISTLTNNTG, from the coding sequence ATGACGAGTTTTATTTGGAATAAGTTCAAAAAAATGGACTATTCATTGTTAATAAGCATATTAATATTGGCTGGATTTGGTGTAATCATGGTGTATAGTGCTAGTTACCCAATATCTTATATCCATTATGGGGATGCCAATTATTTTTTTACAAGACAGATTCAATGGCTGCTGATTGGGCTGTTCTTTTTTGCTGTGGCAGCAGCTATACCTTGTCAGCTCTATGGTAAGTTAAGCCCGGTTTTCATATTCATTTCTATTTTATTATTAATCATTATTTTAATACCTGGAATTGGTGTAGAACGCAATAATTCACAAAGGTGGATCCAGCTTGGAGGTTTTGTTTTTCAGCCTACAGAGCCAATCAAATTATTTATGATTATTTACTTTGCTTACTTTTATTCAAAGAAGCAAGCCTATATTAATGAGTTTAAAAAAGGTGTCTTGCCTCCGCTTTTAATTTTGGGGGTTATGTTTTTATTAATATTAAAACAACCTGATTTAGGTTCAGCTGCATTAATTTTATTTGTATGCGGAATAATTGTTGTCTGCTCTGGTGTAAGAAGAATACATTTGTTTATATTAAGCAGTATTGGACTAATTGGGATTATTTATTTTGCTTTTACATCGGCTTACCGTTTTGAACGCATTACTTCCTTTTTAAATCCATTCGAAAATCATTTAGGTTCAGGCTACCAATTGGTGAATTCTTATATTGCTATTGGTACTGGAGGTATATGGGGAGCTGGGCTTGGCAATAGTGTCCAGAAGCTAGGTTACCTGCCTGAAGCGCATACCGATTTCATTATGTCCATTATATTGGAGGAGATTGGGATAATAGGTCTCTTTATTGTAATTGGTTCCTATCTGTTTATCATGATTCGGGGAATACGAATTGCTAAAAACTGTACTGATATGTTCCCAAAGCTTTTGGCAATCGGTATTACGTTTCAAATTATGATTCAAGCCGTATTTAATTTAGGGGCGGTTTCTGGTATGCTCCCCATTACCGGCATCACCTTGCCGCTCATTAGCTATGGTGGGTCATCTTTGCTGTTTACAATGATTTCTGTCGGGATACTGGTTAACATATCTACATTGACTAATAATACCGGTTAA
- a CDS encoding helix-turn-helix domain-containing protein, producing the protein MDEISADNKLGMRIKELLQEKSISMRHLSKLTEIDTATISRIINGKRKANLNHLESFAKNLEVPVVDLIEAAGYGAETTEEKNRTGVQIELNYTKKLLAAYQIEVEKLTMENIERELKVHQEYSHTDEGRKMIITGFKEKLKKAGSANSFVQQLEDMYHRFRVQKGTKTEITLLGGALIYFILTLDMIPDYMFAVGLLDDVLIVKYTMLLLK; encoded by the coding sequence ATGGACGAAATAAGTGCAGATAATAAATTAGGTATGCGAATAAAGGAATTGCTGCAAGAAAAATCAATCTCAATGCGTCATTTAAGTAAGCTGACGGAAATTGACACAGCGACAATATCACGAATTATTAACGGGAAAAGAAAAGCAAACTTAAATCATTTAGAAAGCTTTGCCAAAAACCTTGAGGTTCCGGTAGTCGATTTAATTGAAGCTGCAGGTTATGGTGCGGAAACAACCGAAGAAAAAAATCGTACTGGTGTTCAGATTGAACTGAATTATACAAAAAAATTACTAGCTGCGTATCAGATAGAAGTAGAAAAACTGACGATGGAAAATATTGAGCGGGAATTAAAAGTGCATCAAGAATATAGTCACACTGATGAAGGACGAAAAATGATTATTACTGGCTTTAAAGAAAAACTAAAAAAAGCTGGCTCTGCAAATTCGTTTGTTCAACAATTGGAAGACATGTATCATCGGTTTCGTGTTCAAAAGGGTACAAAAACAGAGATTACACTTTTGGGTGGAGCTTTGATTTATTTTATTTTAACGCTGGATATGATCCCGGATTATATGTTTGCTGTCGGCTTACTCGATGATGTACTTATTGTTAAATATACGATGCTCTTATTGAAGTAA
- a CDS encoding PH domain-containing protein: MYFPSKRDKWLTIVIWGIALLGFMTPLIKAQLMSAFIMLLLGLFLLWFWFKTGYKIEDEKIKIHYGPIRQTIKINEIKVIIKSKAPLTAPALSMDRIQIRCGKYDIFSISPENQDRFLEILTYMNPDISLDTRLLKNNS, from the coding sequence ATGTATTTCCCATCCAAAAGGGATAAATGGTTAACAATTGTGATCTGGGGAATTGCCTTGCTCGGGTTTATGACACCATTAATAAAGGCACAGCTGATGTCTGCTTTTATCATGCTGCTTTTAGGGTTATTTCTTTTATGGTTTTGGTTTAAGACCGGTTATAAAATAGAGGACGAAAAAATTAAAATTCACTATGGTCCAATTCGCCAAACGATAAAGATAAATGAGATTAAAGTTATTATTAAATCGAAGGCACCTTTAACAGCACCTGCTTTATCGATGGATCGTATTCAAATTAGATGTGGAAAGTATGATATATTTTCGATTTCTCCAGAAAACCAAGATCGTTTTTTAGAAATTCTTACTTATATGAATCCAGATATTTCACTTGATACAAGATTGCTTAAAAATAATTCATAA
- a CDS encoding 5'-3' exonuclease H3TH domain-containing protein: protein MNKNNVLLVDGMALLFRGFFATSFRGNFMRTSKGIPTNGIYQFMRYFLDAVDTFKPSHVICCWDMGSKTFRTELYEGYKANRDAPPEELIPQFDLVKEVVEAFDMPNIGLTNFEADDCIGTLARIYSKTDEVIILTGDQDILQLVDEGVRVAIMKKGQGNYEVFDYHNFYDKKGISPEQIIDLKGLMGDTADNYPGVKGIGEKTALKLLQEYETIDNLLDNIDELPKGVQTKINNNLDMLHLSRSLARIKCDVPISCPLDTALWKYDKDRVSMKFEELEFKNLANLI from the coding sequence ATGAATAAAAACAACGTATTATTGGTTGATGGGATGGCTCTTTTGTTCCGTGGCTTTTTCGCGACATCTTTTAGAGGAAATTTCATGCGGACAAGTAAAGGAATTCCCACAAACGGTATTTATCAATTTATGCGGTATTTTTTAGATGCTGTCGATACATTTAAACCATCACATGTAATATGCTGCTGGGATATGGGAAGCAAGACTTTTCGTACAGAGCTTTATGAAGGCTATAAAGCAAACCGCGATGCACCACCAGAAGAACTCATTCCGCAATTCGACTTAGTAAAAGAAGTTGTGGAAGCATTTGATATGCCAAACATTGGGTTAACAAACTTTGAAGCAGATGATTGTATTGGAACACTTGCCCGCATTTATAGCAAAACAGACGAAGTAATAATTCTTACTGGTGACCAGGATATACTGCAGCTTGTTGATGAAGGCGTTCGTGTTGCAATTATGAAAAAAGGGCAAGGAAACTATGAGGTGTTCGATTATCATAATTTTTATGATAAAAAAGGAATTTCTCCGGAGCAAATTATTGATTTAAAAGGCCTGATGGGTGACACTGCTGATAATTATCCAGGTGTTAAAGGCATTGGTGAAAAAACAGCATTAAAGCTCTTGCAGGAATATGAAACAATTGATAATTTGCTGGATAATATAGATGAGCTCCCAAAAGGGGTTCAAACAAAGATTAATAACAACTTGGACATGCTTCACTTATCAAGATCATTAGCTCGGATTAAATGCGATGTTCCAATTAGCTGCCCATTGGATACGGCGTTATGGAAATATGATAAAGATAGAGTATCAATGAAATTTGAGGAACTGGAATTTAAAAATTTAGCAAATTTAATATAA